A stretch of Triticum aestivum cultivar Chinese Spring chromosome 1D, IWGSC CS RefSeq v2.1, whole genome shotgun sequence DNA encodes these proteins:
- the LOC123163969 gene encoding uncharacterized protein, giving the protein MEVFDEVHFVRLRCQVRRTKYMAADDDGHGVCLSSQRGAHNTVWAVQPMEGAEGGPFVLLRGAYGRYLFATDVQAATGPGHGVQAAQQARPHPNTPRCMLWQAIRREGSFVIRSAGGRYLRANGKYVRWRTAVTVAGDDASAMLQWDVEVVPLRLDRPTLLDPPPQPMRRRRRPPTEEEVARQVRYIPAGVDGDIDETGWRTVRISTNSLMQLRLTLANLLGQNRSALHTTLCVRAGAYADLSPLLIDLPIGNDRLDIVVITHGTPVDNTLLYPNVNARN; this is encoded by the exons ATGGAGGTGTTCGACGAAGTGCACTTCGTGCGGCTCCGGTGCCAGGTGCGGCGGACCAAGTACATGGCGGCGGACGACGACGGGCACGGCGTGTGCCTGTCCAGCCAGCGCGGCGCGCACAACACGGTGTGGGCGGTGCAGCCCATGGAGGGCGCGGAGGGCGGGCCCTTCGTCCTCCTCCGCGGCGCCTACGGCCGCTACCTCTTCGCCACGGACGTGCAGGCCGCCACGGGGCCCGGCCACGGCGTGCAGGCCGCGCAGCAGGCCCGGCCGCACCCGAACACGCCGAGGTGCATGCTCTGGCAGGCCATCCGGCGGGAGGGCTCCTTCGTCATCCGCAGCGCCGGGGGCCGGTACCTCCGCGCCAACGGCAAGTACGTCCGGTGGCGCACGGCCGTCACCGTCGCCGGGGACGACGCCAGCGCCATGCTGCAGTGGGACGTCGAGGTCGTGCCCCTTCGCCTGGACCGCCCTaccctcctcgatccaccgccaCAG CCGATGCGGAGGCGGCGCCGCCCGCcgacggaggaggaggtggcgcggcaGGTCCGGTACATCCCCGCCGGCGTGGACGGGGACATAGACGAGACAGGGTGGCGGACGGTGCGGATCAGCACCAACAGCCTCATGCAGCTGCGCCTGACGCTGGCCAACCTGCTGGGCCAGAACCGGTCGGCGCTCCACACCACGCTCTGCGTCCGCGCCGGCGCCTACGCcgacctctcccctctcctcaTCGACCTGCCCATCGGCAACGACCGCCTCGACATCGTCGTCATCACCCACGGCACACCAG TGGACAACACGTTGCTGTACCCAAACGTCAATGCGCGGAATTGA